Proteins encoded by one window of Streptomyces uncialis:
- a CDS encoding VOC family protein: protein MNSNRSIHETKSEAVRAATGTRQDAGVWLTLQAHDAPALIDFLVGTVGFRRTAVYQDGEIVEHAQLDWPEGGGVMLGSYRPDSPVTLRPGTAGAYVVTDHVDALYRRLADAGVRITREIQDRPYGSRGFTVEDPEGNAWAFGTYRGEPA from the coding sequence ATGAACAGCAACCGGAGCATCCACGAGACCAAGAGCGAGGCCGTCCGCGCCGCCACCGGGACCCGGCAGGACGCGGGCGTCTGGCTCACCCTCCAGGCCCACGACGCGCCCGCGCTGATCGACTTCCTCGTCGGCACCGTCGGCTTCCGCCGCACGGCCGTGTACCAGGACGGAGAGATCGTCGAACACGCCCAGCTGGACTGGCCCGAGGGCGGGGGAGTCATGCTCGGGTCGTACCGCCCGGACAGCCCCGTGACCCTCAGGCCCGGCACGGCCGGCGCGTACGTCGTCACCGACCATGTCGACGCCCTGTACAGGCGGCTCGCGGACGCGGGCGTCAGGATCACCCGCGAGATCCAGGACCGCCCCTACGGCAGCCGGGGGTTCACCGTCGAGGACCCGGAGGGCAACGCCTGGGCCTTCGGTACCTACCGCGGGGAACCCGCCTGA